GGCTACAGGAGTGATGGATTATGGATATGGCAGAAATTCGCCACGAATTGGATAATACAGCTAAGCGTTTAGCGGACTTCAGGGGGTCTCTTTGACGTCGATCAAAGAAAGACGAGAATAGCTGAACTTGAAGAACAAATGACTGAGCCAGGCTTCTGGGATGACCAGAATACAGCACAAAAAGTAATCGATGAAGTCAATGGGCTGAAAAATCTCGTTCATACGCTGGAAAAGCATGAGGAAACGCATGAAAACCTTGAGGTTTCCTATGAATTAGTGAAAGAAGAAGATGACGAAGACTTGAGAACAGAACTCGTAGAACAAGTACAGGAACTGCGGAACGACTTGAACCAATTTGAATTAAATATGCTGCTCAGCGAGCCTTATGATAAAAACAATGCGATCCTTGAGCTTCACCCGGGTGCCGGCGGAACGGAATCGCAGGACTGGGCCAGCATGCTGCTTCGTATGTACACCCGCTGGGCTGAAGATAAAGGCTTTTCGGTACAGACGATGGATTATCTGCCGGGAGAAGAAGCCGGAGTGAAAAGTGTCACCTTGCTTATTAAAGGCCATAACGCCTACGGCTACTTAAAAGCAGAAAAAGGCGTTCACCGCCTCGTGCGGATTTCGCCGTTTGACTCTTCCGGAAGACGTCACACGTCCTTTGTTTCCTGCGAAGTGATGCCGGAATTTAATGATGAAGTAGAAATTGACGTCCGCACAGAGGATTTGAAGATCGATACGTACCGTTCAAGCGGTGCAGGCGGGCAGCACGTCAATACAACCGATTCTGCGGTCCGTATTACTCACCTGCCGACCAATACCGTCGTCACATGTCAATCGGAGCGGTCGCAAATTAAAAACCGCGAGCAGGCGATGAAAATGCTGAAGGCCAAGCTCTATCAGCTTGAAATTGAGCGCCAGCAGCGGGAACTTGATGACATCCGCGGCGAACAGAAAGAAATTGGCTGGGGAAGCCAGATTCGCTCCTACGTGTTCCATCCTTACTCTATGGTGAAGGACCACCGCACGAACGTTGAGGTAGGAAACACGCAAGGCGTGATGGACGGCGATCTCAACAAGTTTATTGATGCCTATTTGCGTTCCACAATGGATGCCTGATTCAAAAGCTCTCACTGATCCCAGTGAGAGTTTTTTTATACACGCCGCTTTACTGTGTTAATGCGTTATCTGAGTCTCGTTTACAGCTCGAAGAAGGAGTGATATACTCCTTACGGTTTATGTGAAACGTTAAACAGGGGGAATCGCACCATGATGATGATGGCAAAAAAATACCGTCGGGAACCGATGCCTCACCACCTGCGCGAAGCGCTTGATTATGTGCTCGTGATTGTAGGGGCTTTTTTTGTGGCTTTGGCATTTAATATATTCTTACTTCCGAATAATATTGCTTCTGGCGGCGTCGCTGGAATCAGTACCATAACGAAAGGTGTGTTCGGCTGGGAGCCGGGATCGTCCAGTGGGTGCTTAATATCCCGCTTTTTATTACCGGAGTTATAATTCTTGGTAAAAATTTCGGCATTAAATCATTTGTCGGAACCATGGTTTTACCGGGCTTTGTTATTTTAACGAGCAGCCTCGAACCAGCCACTCCGAATCCGCTGCTCGGAGCTATTTTCGGCGGCATGGGCGTTGGTTTAGGGCTTGGAATTGTATTTCGAGGACGAGCTTCCACGGGCGGCATTGACCTCGCGGCACAAGTCGTTCACAAGTTCACGCATCTTCCTCTCGGGATCAGCGTAGCGATGCTAGATGGAATGATCGTTTTAACGTCAGCGATCGTCTTCTCGGTGGAAGAAGGGTTATATGCGCTTATTGGGCTGTTTGCCACGAGCCGGACGATTGATTTTGTCCAGGTCGGATTAAATACATCGAAAAATGTCATGATTATTACGGAGAACATCGATGAAGTACGAAGCGCGATATTAACGGAAATCGACCGCGGAGTCACTGTCCTGAGTGGAGCAGGGGGATATACCGAACGGGAACGACAGGTGATTATGTGTGTCGTTCAGCAGAACGAATTCATTAAATTGACACAAACGGTTAAAACGATTGATCCTGGGGCTTTTGTCGTCGCTATGAACGCGACAGAGGTGTTCGGAGAGGGTTTTAAAACATCTTAACTAGGTTATAATATCTCTGTGTTTTGATATTTTGCGCAGTAAAGGGGGAGCATCGTGAAAAAACTCTTATTCGGTCTGTTCTTTGTTTCTTTTCTAGCTTTAGGCGCCTGCAGCGGCGGAGGAGATGAAGAAGGTGCCGGTGATCAATCGGATCCATCCACTGAAGAGAATGCGGATCAAGGAAGCAGTGAGCAAGCGAATTCAGATGTGGATGCTAAAGAAGCAAAGCAAGCCTTTGAAGAAAATAACTGTATCAGCTGTCACGGAGGGGATCTGAGCGGAGGATACGGACCTTCCTTGCAGAAAGTAGGAAAGAAATACTCCGAGGATGATATTAAAGAAATCATCTCCAAAGGAAAAGGGAGTATGCCGCCTCAATCGGTGAGCGATGAGGATAAGAATTTAATTGCAAGCTGGCTCGCCGCCAAAAAATAGCGATACTTAACCGAAGCCTGACTTTTTTAAAAGTCGGGCTTTTTTTCTAGGAAAAAAGAAGGGGTTACGAGAAATTTGGCGAATTATATCAAAGTGAAGGGGTTTATGAAATATAAATGTAATAATTTTATGTCTAAAAAAATAGAAATAAGATGTTATAATGGGTACGGACTTGGGACAGATAAACTGTCACAAACACGCATCATGATAATAAACAAAAAAATTAAGGTGATTGATTCTATGATAAATATGAAGGGTGTATATAAGACGTATCCCAATGGTGTTACAGCTTTGAATGGTATTGATGTACATATCGATCAAGGAGAATTTGTTTATATTGTAGGACCGAGTGGAGCTGGTAAATCGACATTTACCCGGCTGATGTTCCGTGAAGAAAAAGCAAGCAAAGGAACCGTGCTCGTGAACGATATTAACTTATCATCAATTAAAGAAAGACGGGTCCCGCATTTAAGACGTCAAATCGGTGTCGTCTATCAGGATTTTCGTTTACTTCCTAAACTAACAGTCTATGAAAATGTAGCGTTTGCTTTGGAAGTCATCGAAGAGCAGCAAGCAAGTATAAGACGACGTGTCATGGACGTCCTCGATCAGGTGAGGCTTAAGAATAAAGCCCGCTTTCTGCCGGACGAGCTGTCCGGGGGAGAACAGCAGCGTGTTTCCATTGCCCGGGCAATTGTGAATCATCCCGGTTTATTGATCGCAGATGAGCCTACCGGAAATCTTGACCCTGAAA
This Halobacillus salinarum DNA region includes the following protein-coding sequences:
- the prfB gene encoding peptide chain release factor 2 (programmed frameshift), encoding MDMAEIRHELDNTAKRLADFRGSLDVDQRKTRIAELEEQMTEPGFWDDQNTAQKVIDEVNGLKNLVHTLEKHEETHENLEVSYELVKEEDDEDLRTELVEQVQELRNDLNQFELNMLLSEPYDKNNAILELHPGAGGTESQDWASMLLRMYTRWAEDKGFSVQTMDYLPGEEAGVKSVTLLIKGHNAYGYLKAEKGVHRLVRISPFDSSGRRHTSFVSCEVMPEFNDEVEIDVRTEDLKIDTYRSSGAGGQHVNTTDSAVRITHLPTNTVVTCQSERSQIKNREQAMKMLKAKLYQLEIERQQRELDDIRGEQKEIGWGSQIRSYVFHPYSMVKDHRTNVEVGNTQGVMDGDLNKFIDAYLRSTMDA
- the cccB gene encoding cytochrome c551; this translates as MKKLLFGLFFVSFLALGACSGGGDEEGAGDQSDPSTEENADQGSSEQANSDVDAKEAKQAFEENNCISCHGGDLSGGYGPSLQKVGKKYSEDDIKEIISKGKGSMPPQSVSDEDKNLIASWLAAKK
- the ftsE gene encoding cell division ATP-binding protein FtsE; its protein translation is MINMKGVYKTYPNGVTALNGIDVHIDQGEFVYIVGPSGAGKSTFTRLMFREEKASKGTVLVNDINLSSIKERRVPHLRRQIGVVYQDFRLLPKLTVYENVAFALEVIEEQQASIRRRVMDVLDQVRLKNKARFLPDELSGGEQQRVSIARAIVNHPGLLIADEPTGNLDPETSWEIMHILEEINSGGTTVLMATHNQDIVNTFRQRVIAIEDGMIVRDESRGEYGYEN